In Bordetella genomosp. 10, the genomic window TCCGTTTCTGCATGCGCATGCTGGGCCTGTTGCGGCCCTGGTGCATGGTGCCCGTTTTCATGCTCGGCGTGCTGGTGGCGGTGGTCAAGCTGTCCGGCATGGCGTCGGTGCAACCGGGCTTCGGCCTGGCCGGTTTCGCCTTGCTGACCATCCTGCTGACCATGCTGGGCCGGCTGTCGCCGCATACCCTGTGGCGCTACGCGGAAGATACCGGCGTGGTGCAGGCGTTCATCCCGCAGGAGCGGCATGGCGAGATCCTGACGGGCTGCCACGTCTGCGGCCAGGTGCAGGCGGTGCCGCTGGGCGAGCCGGAGGCGCTGCATCGCTGCCATCGCTGCAACGCGGTCCTGCACCTGCGCAAGCCGGATCACCTGGCGCGGACCTGGGCGCTGCTGATCGCCGCGGTCTTCTTCTATGTTCCCGCCAACGTATTGCCGGTGATGTCCATCAATTCGCTGTTCGGCAGTAGCGCGCATACCATCCTGGGCGGCGTGATCGAGTTGTGGCAGATGGGGTCGTGGGACCTGGCCACCATCGTTTTCGTCGCCAGCGTCATGGTGCCCCTGACCAAGCTGTTGTCGCTGGCGGCGCTGGCGCTCTTCATCCAGTTCGGCAATACCGCCAATCTGCGCCAGCGCACCCGGCTTTATTCCATGGTCGAATTCATCGGCCAATGGTCGATGCTGGACGTCTTCGTGGTCATCCTGCTGGCGGCGCTGGCCAATTT contains:
- a CDS encoding paraquat-inducible protein A; translation: MTRLRPLIACEHCASIYRRHDLDPGEVASCGRCGTTLWRYSGLTLASWLALAVTASIVFMIANAYPVAIMQVQGMEQQASLLDAITVTWEQDHWAVALMTGAAGFALPMAQLILLMWVLYPLSRGRLPPAFRFCMRMLGLLRPWCMVPVFMLGVLVAVVKLSGMASVQPGFGLAGFALLTILLTMLGRLSPHTLWRYAEDTGVVQAFIPQERHGEILTGCHVCGQVQAVPLGEPEALHRCHRCNAVLHLRKPDHLARTWALLIAAVFFYVPANVLPVMSINSLFGSSAHTILGGVIELWQMGSWDLATIVFVASVMVPLTKLLSLAALALFIQFGNTANLRQRTRLYSMVEFIGQWSMLDVFVVILLAALANFHGLMEISAAPGAAAFGMVVILTMLAAMSFDPRRGWDQAAAGTQIASAASPAKAEHAPAGAGEARGQ